One genomic window of Salmo salar chromosome ssa12, Ssal_v3.1, whole genome shotgun sequence includes the following:
- the LOC106564703 gene encoding NACHT, LRR and PYD domains-containing protein 12 isoform X2 produces the protein MFRPGREKHQTEPREVSASNVAKLSNKLKAILKKKYQSPPGGETENPFYIHCDLQYPPGESGEGNQHEYIQIEPTYRKRHQGTCSPIGLYFDSEIGNERVRIALTKGVSGIGKTSQVRMVILNWAEGKGNQECPLLFPLPFRELNLLKERLSLIELLHKFFPELKEPGISNLENFRIWLIFDGLDEFRRLLDFKNSPIVTNVTEASSVPTLLTNLINGNLLPSAAHIWITSRPAAVSRIPLQYINEVTEIEGFTDYQKEEFFRRAINDTDQANAIIAYLKYSKSLYVLCQIPIICSICALLLGRQTFLFDKECYPRALTPVYTDLLALLQTQNQNTQEMAIKLGKLAFKQLVKGNTVFYEEDLRECNIDVQVAAAFAKVNIPIFREDIGLHQKKIYYFGHTTIQEFFAAMWFLQSCNSQEENLRNAVDMALQSKNGKLDLFLRFLLGFSQNFIQSIAEAGYNSSETLTEVVEYIKKKVMENPASPRTLNLLNCLTELGDSSLETDGVHFLQTGIPPDAKYPRAHWSDLAALLVASESGPIDMLGLEVKKRGDKELLRMLPVIKASQTATLSNCKLGLELSRALAVLLIDNPRHLRELDVSMNDLGDAGVELLMDILKSTQIYKLELYCCQLTEKCCENMFGCLVNIPSLRELNLSNNNLKDKGVKMLCNAFGLPACQLEKLIVASCGITLVRGFHFNSILKELDISRNHLGDSDDWAEVLFCLSSLETLRLSDCKLTEKCCGVLVKALSSNLTNLKELDLSGNDLGDRGVKTLYMGLTSRCCTLERLFLRCCGITVKGCSSLALALKSSHSSITELGLMGNDTGEEGLRILSDIRDNQRYNLQTLEIND, from the exons ATGTTTCGCCCTGGGAGAGAAAAACATCAGACTGAACCAAG GGAAGTCTCTGCCTCCAATGTGGCAAAACTCAGCAATAAGCTCAAAGCCATCTTGAAGAAAAAGTATCAAAGTCCGCCAGGGGGGGAAACTGAGAATCCATTTTATATACATTGTGATCTCCAGTATCCACCTGGTGAAAGTGGAGAGGGGAACCAACATGAGTACATTCAAATTGAGCCAACCTACAGGAAGAGACACCAAGGGACATGCTCACCCATAGGTTTATACTTTGATTCTGAAATAGGCAACGAACGAGTCAGAATAGCACTGACAAAGGGCGTCTCTGGTATTGGCAAAACTAGCCAGGTGCGGATGGTTATTCTTAACTGGGCAGAGGGAAAAGGAAACCAGGAATGTCCTCTCTTATTTCCTCTTCCtttccgggagctgaatttgCTGAAGGAGAGACTGAGTCTAATTGAACTTCTTCACAAGTTTTTCCCAGAACTGAAAGAACCTGGAATTTCCAACTTGGAGAACTTCAGAATTTGGCTCATCTTTGACGGGCTGGATGAATTCCGACGTCTTCTTGACTTCAAGAACAGCCCGATAGTGACCAATGTCACAGAGGCCTCCTCCGTGCCGACACTGCTTACAAACCTAATTAACGGTAATCTTCTTCCCTCCGCCGCTCACATATGGATTACCTCCAGACCTGCGGCAGTCAGTCGCATCCCTCTTCAGTACATCAATGAAGTGACTGAAATCGAAGGCTTCACAGATTACCAGAAAGAGGAGTTCTTCAGGAGAGCAATCAATGACACGGACCAGGCCAATGCAATTATTGCCTACTTGAAGTACTCAAAAAGCCTCTACGTCTTGTGCCAGATACCTATTATCTGTTCGATTTGTGCGTTACTCCTCGGGAGACAGACATTTCTATTTGATAAAGAATGTTACCCCAGAGCTCTGACTCCAGTGTACACTGACCTACTCGCCCTGTTGCAAACACAGAACCAGAATACACAGGAGATGGCTATTAAATTGGGGAAACTAGCCTTTAAGCAGTTGGTGAAAGGCAACACGGTTTTCTACGAGGAAGACCTACGAGAGTGCAACATTGATGTCCAAGTGGCAGCTGCGTTCGCAAAGGTGAACATACCCATCTTTAGGGAGGATATTGGGCTGCACCAAAAGAAGATCTACTACTTTGGGCATACTACCATTCAGGAGTTCTTTGCTGCAATGTGGTTTCTTCAATCCTGCAACAGCCAAGAGGAAAACCTGAGAAATGCAGTGGACATGGCCTTGCAGAGCAAAAACGGAAAGCTGGACCTCTTCCTCCGGTTCCTCCTAGGCTTCTCGCAGAACTTCATCCAGTCAATTGCAGAGGCTGGCTACAATTCGTCGGAGACACTGACGGAAGTAGTAGAGTATATCAAGAAGAAGGTCATGGAGAATCCCGCTTCACCGAGGACACTCAACCTGCTGAACTGCCTGACAGAACTGGGTGACAGCTCTTTAGAAACTGATGGCGTGCACTTTCTCCAGACGGGAATCCCCCCAGATGCCAAATACCCACGTGCACATTGGTCTGACCTGGCCGCTCTGTTAGTGGCATCAGAGTCTGGGCCGATAGACATGCTTGGGTTGGAAgtaaagaagagaggagacaaggaACTTCTGAGGATGCTGCCAGTGATCAAAGCTTCCCAGACAGCCAC GCTCTCAAACTGCAAGCTGGGCCTGGAGCTGAGTCGCGCTCTGGCGGTGTTACTGATAGACAACCCCAGACACCTGCGAGAGCTGGACGTCAGCATGAACGACCTGGGAGACGCGGGGGTGGAGCTGCTCATGGACATACTGAAGTCAACCCAGATATACAAACTGGA GTTGTACTGTTGTCAGCTCACTGAGAAATGCTGTGAGAACATGTTTGGATGTCTGGTGAACATCCCCAGTCTGAGGGAGCTCAACCTGAGCAACAACAACCTGAAGGACAAGGGGGTCAAGATGCTCTGCAACGCCTTCGGACTGCCCGCCTGTCAACTGGAGAAACTTAT TGTGGCGAGCTGTGGCATCACCCTAGTCAGAGGGTTTCATTTCAACTCTATCCTCAAAGAGCTGGACATCAGCAGGAACCATCTGGGCGACTCGGATGACTGGGCCGAAGTCTTGTTCTGCTTGTCTTCACTTGAGACCCTCAG GCTGAGTGACTGTAAACTGACAGAGAAATGCTGTGGGGTGCTGGTCAAAGCTCTCAGCTCCAACCTCACCAACCTGAAAGAACTGGATCTCTCTGGAAACGACCTGGGAGACCGCGGTGTGAAGACTCTCTACATGGGACTGACGTCCAGGTGTTGTACACTAGAGAGACTGTT tcTGAGATGCTGTGGGATCACAGTAAAGGGCTGCTCCTCCCTAGCCTTAGCCCTGAAGTCCAGCCACTCCAGCATCACAGAACTAGGCCTGATGGGAAATGACACGGGAGAAGAAGGACTGAGAATTCTCTCCGACATCAGGGACAACCAACGCTACAATCTACAGACTCTAGA AATCAACGATTGA
- the LOC106564703 gene encoding NACHT, LRR and PYD domains-containing protein 12 isoform X1 — MFRPGREKHQTEPREVSASNVAKLSNKLKAILKKKYQSPPGGETENPFYIHCDLQYPPGESGEGNQHEYIQIEPTYRKRHQGTCSPIGLYFDSEIGNERVRIALTKGVSGIGKTSQVRMVILNWAEGKGNQECPLLFPLPFRELNLLKERLSLIELLHKFFPELKEPGISNLENFRIWLIFDGLDEFRRLLDFKNSPIVTNVTEASSVPTLLTNLINGNLLPSAAHIWITSRPAAVSRIPLQYINEVTEIEGFTDYQKEEFFRRAINDTDQANAIIAYLKYSKSLYVLCQIPIICSICALLLGRQTFLFDKECYPRALTPVYTDLLALLQTQNQNTQEMAIKLGKLAFKQLVKGNTVFYEEDLRECNIDVQVAAAFAKVNIPIFREDIGLHQKKIYYFGHTTIQEFFAAMWFLQSCNSQEENLRNAVDMALQSKNGKLDLFLRFLLGFSQNFIQSIAEAGYNSSETLTEVVEYIKKKVMENPASPRTLNLLNCLTELGDSSLETDGVHFLQTGIPPDAKYPRAHWSDLAALLVASESGPIDMLGLEVKKRGDKELLRMLPVIKASQTATLSYHNLTEIFCEGLASALTSEVCSLKALDLSFNTLKDSGVQLLAAGLAKPHCQLERLKLSGCRVKQDGFAALAKALKSNPSHLRELDLSGNEPGEAGVFHLVDGLKVVNCKLQILKLSNCKLGLELSRALAVLLIDNPRHLRELDVSMNDLGDAGVELLMDILKSTQIYKLELYCCQLTEKCCENMFGCLVNIPSLRELNLSNNNLKDKGVKMLCNAFGLPACQLEKLIVASCGITLVRGFHFNSILKELDISRNHLGDSDDWAEVLFCLSSLETLRLSDCKLTEKCCGVLVKALSSNLTNLKELDLSGNDLGDRGVKTLYMGLTSRCCTLERLFLRCCGITVKGCSSLALALKSSHSSITELGLMGNDTGEEGLRILSDIRDNQRYNLQTLEIND, encoded by the exons ATGTTTCGCCCTGGGAGAGAAAAACATCAGACTGAACCAAG GGAAGTCTCTGCCTCCAATGTGGCAAAACTCAGCAATAAGCTCAAAGCCATCTTGAAGAAAAAGTATCAAAGTCCGCCAGGGGGGGAAACTGAGAATCCATTTTATATACATTGTGATCTCCAGTATCCACCTGGTGAAAGTGGAGAGGGGAACCAACATGAGTACATTCAAATTGAGCCAACCTACAGGAAGAGACACCAAGGGACATGCTCACCCATAGGTTTATACTTTGATTCTGAAATAGGCAACGAACGAGTCAGAATAGCACTGACAAAGGGCGTCTCTGGTATTGGCAAAACTAGCCAGGTGCGGATGGTTATTCTTAACTGGGCAGAGGGAAAAGGAAACCAGGAATGTCCTCTCTTATTTCCTCTTCCtttccgggagctgaatttgCTGAAGGAGAGACTGAGTCTAATTGAACTTCTTCACAAGTTTTTCCCAGAACTGAAAGAACCTGGAATTTCCAACTTGGAGAACTTCAGAATTTGGCTCATCTTTGACGGGCTGGATGAATTCCGACGTCTTCTTGACTTCAAGAACAGCCCGATAGTGACCAATGTCACAGAGGCCTCCTCCGTGCCGACACTGCTTACAAACCTAATTAACGGTAATCTTCTTCCCTCCGCCGCTCACATATGGATTACCTCCAGACCTGCGGCAGTCAGTCGCATCCCTCTTCAGTACATCAATGAAGTGACTGAAATCGAAGGCTTCACAGATTACCAGAAAGAGGAGTTCTTCAGGAGAGCAATCAATGACACGGACCAGGCCAATGCAATTATTGCCTACTTGAAGTACTCAAAAAGCCTCTACGTCTTGTGCCAGATACCTATTATCTGTTCGATTTGTGCGTTACTCCTCGGGAGACAGACATTTCTATTTGATAAAGAATGTTACCCCAGAGCTCTGACTCCAGTGTACACTGACCTACTCGCCCTGTTGCAAACACAGAACCAGAATACACAGGAGATGGCTATTAAATTGGGGAAACTAGCCTTTAAGCAGTTGGTGAAAGGCAACACGGTTTTCTACGAGGAAGACCTACGAGAGTGCAACATTGATGTCCAAGTGGCAGCTGCGTTCGCAAAGGTGAACATACCCATCTTTAGGGAGGATATTGGGCTGCACCAAAAGAAGATCTACTACTTTGGGCATACTACCATTCAGGAGTTCTTTGCTGCAATGTGGTTTCTTCAATCCTGCAACAGCCAAGAGGAAAACCTGAGAAATGCAGTGGACATGGCCTTGCAGAGCAAAAACGGAAAGCTGGACCTCTTCCTCCGGTTCCTCCTAGGCTTCTCGCAGAACTTCATCCAGTCAATTGCAGAGGCTGGCTACAATTCGTCGGAGACACTGACGGAAGTAGTAGAGTATATCAAGAAGAAGGTCATGGAGAATCCCGCTTCACCGAGGACACTCAACCTGCTGAACTGCCTGACAGAACTGGGTGACAGCTCTTTAGAAACTGATGGCGTGCACTTTCTCCAGACGGGAATCCCCCCAGATGCCAAATACCCACGTGCACATTGGTCTGACCTGGCCGCTCTGTTAGTGGCATCAGAGTCTGGGCCGATAGACATGCTTGGGTTGGAAgtaaagaagagaggagacaaggaACTTCTGAGGATGCTGCCAGTGATCAAAGCTTCCCAGACAGCCAC GCTGTCATATCACAATCTGACTGAGATATTCTGTGAAGGTCTGGCCTCGGCGCTCACCTCAGAGGTGTGCAGTCTGAAAGCTCTGGACCTGAGTTTCAACACGCTGAAGGACTCAGGAGTACAGTTGCTGGCGGCCGGCCTGGCCAAGCCACATTGCCAACTAGAGAGACTGAAACTGTCCGGCTGTAGGGTGAAACAGGATGGCTTCGCTGCTCTGGCCAAAGCTCTCAAATCCAACCCCTCGCACCTGCGAGAGCTGGATCTGAGCGGCAATGAACCCGGAGAAGCCGGTGTGTTTCACCTCGTTGACGGACTGAAGGTTGTTAATTGCAAACTGCAGATCCTGAA GCTCTCAAACTGCAAGCTGGGCCTGGAGCTGAGTCGCGCTCTGGCGGTGTTACTGATAGACAACCCCAGACACCTGCGAGAGCTGGACGTCAGCATGAACGACCTGGGAGACGCGGGGGTGGAGCTGCTCATGGACATACTGAAGTCAACCCAGATATACAAACTGGA GTTGTACTGTTGTCAGCTCACTGAGAAATGCTGTGAGAACATGTTTGGATGTCTGGTGAACATCCCCAGTCTGAGGGAGCTCAACCTGAGCAACAACAACCTGAAGGACAAGGGGGTCAAGATGCTCTGCAACGCCTTCGGACTGCCCGCCTGTCAACTGGAGAAACTTAT TGTGGCGAGCTGTGGCATCACCCTAGTCAGAGGGTTTCATTTCAACTCTATCCTCAAAGAGCTGGACATCAGCAGGAACCATCTGGGCGACTCGGATGACTGGGCCGAAGTCTTGTTCTGCTTGTCTTCACTTGAGACCCTCAG GCTGAGTGACTGTAAACTGACAGAGAAATGCTGTGGGGTGCTGGTCAAAGCTCTCAGCTCCAACCTCACCAACCTGAAAGAACTGGATCTCTCTGGAAACGACCTGGGAGACCGCGGTGTGAAGACTCTCTACATGGGACTGACGTCCAGGTGTTGTACACTAGAGAGACTGTT tcTGAGATGCTGTGGGATCACAGTAAAGGGCTGCTCCTCCCTAGCCTTAGCCCTGAAGTCCAGCCACTCCAGCATCACAGAACTAGGCCTGATGGGAAATGACACGGGAGAAGAAGGACTGAGAATTCTCTCCGACATCAGGGACAACCAACGCTACAATCTACAGACTCTAGA AATCAACGATTGA